Proteins encoded in a region of the Elizabethkingia bruuniana genome:
- a CDS encoding VOC family protein: MYIHHIAIICSDYQVSKKFYTDILGLNIIREVYREERQSYKLDLAIGDHYVIELFSFPDPPKRPSRPEACGLRHLAFAVENVNSKREELIKKGLVCEDVRIDEFTDKEFFFTQDPDQLPLEFYKI, encoded by the coding sequence ATGTACATTCATCATATTGCCATTATTTGTTCGGACTATCAGGTTTCCAAAAAGTTTTATACAGATATTTTAGGACTCAATATTATCCGTGAAGTTTATAGAGAGGAAAGACAATCCTATAAGTTGGATCTTGCAATAGGAGATCATTATGTTATCGAATTATTTTCCTTTCCGGACCCGCCTAAACGTCCGTCCAGACCAGAAGCTTGTGGATTAAGACATTTGGCTTTCGCTGTAGAGAATGTAAATTCCAAAAGAGAAGAATTAATAAAAAAAGGATTGGTATGCGAAGACGTCCGTATTGACGAATTCACCGATAAAGAATTCTTTTTCACCCAAGATCCGGATCAGCTGCCGCTGGAATTTTATAAGATCTGA
- a CDS encoding nuclear transport factor 2 family protein, with amino-acid sequence MRSSFILILGLSFNLFFSQISETEAVKAGVNKLFTAMKNSDSTGIKSSFTKQAILQTIMKNGEVKTEDIPAFARTIAKAVKNTLEERITFSAIHIDGNLASVWTPYQFYFQGKFSHCGVNSFQMIKENGDWKIQYIIDTRRKDGCIQDGKTESVK; translated from the coding sequence ATGCGCAGCAGCTTCATACTTATACTGGGACTAAGTTTTAATTTATTTTTCTCTCAGATTTCAGAAACCGAAGCTGTGAAAGCCGGAGTTAATAAGCTCTTTACAGCGATGAAGAATTCCGACTCGACAGGTATTAAATCAAGTTTTACCAAGCAGGCAATTTTACAGACTATAATGAAAAACGGAGAGGTAAAAACGGAAGATATTCCTGCATTTGCCAGAACGATAGCAAAAGCTGTAAAAAATACACTGGAAGAAAGAATCACTTTTTCGGCCATTCATATTGATGGAAATTTGGCGTCTGTATGGACTCCTTATCAGTTCTATTTTCAAGGGAAATTCTCGCATTGTGGTGTAAACAGTTTTCAGATGATTAAAGAAAATGGAGACTGGAAAATACAGTATATTATAGATACCCGAAGAAAAGATGGCTGCATTCAGGATGGTAAAACTGAATCTGTAAAATAG
- a CDS encoding DMT family transporter, translating into MRDYKLLFAILTVAIVWGTTFLGIRVAVESIPGWFVAGIRQLLAAIIMGTILIFRKELKWIGWKNLRYQIIFSTLMLIGANGLTTVAEENVTSSLASLISACAPILVFLGSLAVGLQKFSFRAMTGILICFFGIIFIFWDGLKDLANPSYRNGILLMFCAISGWASGTIFTKKMNIQSGNISLNLFYQFAFAGIVQIILAFIFSDNYNFGNWTLKSISAMIYLAVFGSVTAFFAFHYALTKITPIQVSILAYINTIIAIFLGWLLLDEEISVKFIIAACLIICGVFITNYKPKSERRLT; encoded by the coding sequence TTGAGAGACTATAAATTACTATTTGCTATTCTGACGGTGGCCATCGTCTGGGGAACTACTTTTTTGGGGATACGTGTTGCAGTGGAAAGTATTCCCGGATGGTTTGTCGCAGGCATACGCCAGCTTCTGGCTGCAATTATAATGGGTACAATTCTTATATTCCGTAAAGAACTGAAATGGATTGGCTGGAAAAATTTAAGATATCAGATTATTTTTTCTACTCTTATGCTTATAGGTGCGAATGGACTAACTACAGTTGCGGAAGAGAACGTAACAAGTAGTCTTGCATCTCTGATTAGTGCCTGTGCCCCTATCCTGGTTTTTCTGGGAAGTTTGGCTGTAGGATTGCAGAAATTTAGCTTTCGGGCAATGACAGGAATCCTGATTTGTTTTTTTGGGATTATCTTCATTTTCTGGGACGGATTAAAAGATCTGGCTAATCCAAGCTACAGAAATGGTATTCTTCTCATGTTCTGTGCTATTTCAGGATGGGCATCAGGAACGATCTTTACTAAAAAAATGAATATACAAAGCGGCAATATCTCATTGAACTTATTTTATCAATTCGCTTTTGCAGGAATTGTACAGATTATATTAGCCTTTATATTTTCGGACAATTACAATTTTGGAAACTGGACACTAAAAAGTATATCGGCTATGATCTATCTTGCGGTTTTTGGGTCTGTGACTGCTTTTTTCGCTTTTCACTATGCACTCACCAAAATCACGCCGATACAGGTTTCCATATTAGCTTATATCAATACCATTATTGCTATATTCTTAGGCTGGTTACTTTTGGACGAAGAAATTTCTGTGAAGTTTATTATAGCAGCATGCCTCATTATCTGCGGTGTGTTTATTACGAACTATAAACCAAAATCTGAACGCAGGCTAACATAA
- a CDS encoding AMP-dependent synthetase/ligase — MNLAQSIITRNLEKHALKAAVGFKKENQWKELSWKKFSEMIAKTANALKAAGIQENDRVAIYSENSAEWITFDLAILSLGAITVPIYSTNNAEQAEYIINDSQSKIILAGNQEQYNTCYELLQRNEYLKTIVVAKNKVIGKKENTVFLREFIANQPSTFEFCPKEDDDTATLIYTSGTTGIPKGVMITHGNFRKEFDAHFEFFKFKNFEEELSLAFLPLTHVFERSWSLLSLYGGAKVYFLEDPKNIAHALIEVKPTMMCTVPRFFQKVYAGIHDVVEKSSPTKKKIFNWSLGIGKQYAELKKTEKEIPFGLKAKHGLADLLVFSKMKEKLGGRLWFTPCGGASISPEVTEFFDAIGLHLTVGYGLTETTATLSLFPFTKYKYGSCGKILPGVEIRIGAENEIQARGSGIMKGYFNKPEETKAVFTEDGWFKTGDAGNIDDQGNLTITERIKDLLKTSNGKYIAPQQVENILSNNNYIQQVMVVAEGRQFVSALIVPNFEFLKGELSKMNIPFTSWNEIVKNEAVNKLYKTKIEEFQTSLASFEKVKKFVLMPAEFEIGSGEITPTLKIKRKVVSEKYKDLIEQMYS; from the coding sequence ATGAATTTAGCACAATCAATTATAACCCGAAACCTGGAAAAGCATGCGCTGAAAGCTGCTGTTGGTTTTAAAAAAGAAAACCAGTGGAAAGAACTTAGCTGGAAAAAATTTAGCGAAATGATCGCTAAAACAGCTAATGCACTTAAAGCAGCCGGGATTCAGGAAAATGACAGAGTAGCTATTTATTCAGAAAATTCCGCTGAATGGATAACTTTTGATCTGGCTATTTTATCCTTAGGTGCTATTACCGTTCCTATTTACTCTACGAATAATGCAGAGCAGGCCGAATATATTATCAACGACTCACAATCCAAAATAATTCTGGCAGGTAATCAGGAGCAGTATAATACTTGTTATGAGTTATTACAACGCAATGAATATTTGAAAACCATTGTTGTTGCTAAGAATAAAGTAATAGGAAAAAAGGAAAATACAGTTTTTCTTCGCGAATTTATTGCAAATCAGCCTTCAACTTTTGAATTCTGTCCAAAGGAAGATGATGATACAGCAACATTGATATATACTTCCGGAACAACAGGAATACCAAAAGGTGTAATGATTACACACGGAAATTTCCGTAAGGAGTTCGATGCCCATTTTGAATTTTTTAAATTTAAAAACTTTGAAGAGGAACTTTCATTAGCCTTTCTTCCACTGACGCACGTTTTTGAAAGAAGCTGGTCGCTTCTGAGTTTATACGGTGGTGCAAAAGTTTATTTTCTGGAAGATCCTAAAAATATTGCACATGCACTAATCGAGGTAAAGCCTACGATGATGTGTACTGTTCCAAGGTTTTTCCAGAAAGTATATGCCGGTATCCATGATGTAGTAGAGAAAAGTTCTCCGACCAAGAAAAAAATCTTTAACTGGTCATTGGGAATAGGTAAACAATATGCAGAACTAAAGAAGACTGAAAAAGAAATTCCTTTTGGATTAAAAGCTAAGCACGGATTAGCAGACCTTCTGGTATTTAGTAAAATGAAAGAAAAATTAGGCGGAAGACTATGGTTTACACCTTGTGGCGGAGCTTCAATTTCGCCTGAAGTTACAGAATTTTTTGATGCTATAGGACTTCACCTTACCGTAGGTTATGGTCTTACAGAGACTACAGCTACACTCTCGCTTTTCCCTTTTACAAAATACAAGTATGGAAGCTGTGGTAAAATATTACCGGGAGTAGAGATAAGAATCGGAGCCGAAAATGAAATACAGGCCAGAGGAAGCGGTATTATGAAAGGCTACTTCAACAAACCTGAAGAAACAAAAGCTGTCTTTACGGAAGATGGCTGGTTCAAAACTGGTGATGCCGGAAATATTGATGATCAGGGTAACCTGACAATTACAGAAAGAATAAAGGATTTATTAAAAACATCAAACGGAAAATATATAGCACCTCAGCAAGTGGAAAATATATTGTCCAATAACAATTACATCCAACAGGTAATGGTTGTGGCAGAAGGAAGACAGTTTGTTTCTGCTTTAATTGTGCCCAATTTTGAATTCCTGAAAGGAGAACTGAGTAAAATGAATATTCCTTTTACAAGTTGGAATGAAATCGTGAAAAATGAAGCAGTAAATAAACTGTACAAAACTAAAATAGAAGAATTTCAGACTTCTTTGGCATCGTTTGAAAAAGTGAAGAAATTTGTTCTGATGCCTGCTGAATTTGAAATCGGAAGTGGTGAGATTACACCAACACTAAAGATTAAAAGAAAGGTCGTTTCCGAGAAATACAAAGACCTTATTGAACAGATGTACAGTTAA
- a CDS encoding diphosphomevalonate/mevalonate 3,5-bisphosphate decarboxylase family protein → MEKKFLGNINFNISSQTVAESCPSNIALIKYWGKYENQIPANPSISYTLNHCRTNTTMEFLAGEDFSVQTFLAGNEEQKFAEKIEKYFKNIEQYLPWILKGKYVIRTENTFPHSSGIASSASGFGAIAKCLMQLDAVFSGNTSEEELLKKASLLARLGSGSACRSLYNGLVVWGNTKEAEGSSDLYAIQYPNDEIHPVFKNFNDWVLLIHEGEKSVSSTVGHGLMKTNPYAERRFQEAHENFAKLKNILKTGDLEGFIKLTEHEALTLHAMMMMSDPAFILMKTGTLEVINKIWDFRRITGLPLFFTLDAGANVHLLFPNDIESDKIKIFIQQELLPFTQKGGVVKDEMRF, encoded by the coding sequence ATGGAAAAAAAATTTTTAGGAAATATAAATTTTAATATCAGCAGCCAGACGGTTGCAGAAAGCTGTCCTTCTAATATTGCCCTGATTAAGTATTGGGGGAAATATGAAAATCAGATTCCCGCCAATCCTAGTATTAGTTATACACTGAACCATTGCAGAACAAATACGACAATGGAATTTTTAGCAGGAGAAGACTTTTCTGTACAAACATTTCTGGCCGGAAATGAAGAGCAAAAGTTTGCTGAGAAAATTGAAAAATACTTTAAAAATATTGAACAGTATTTACCATGGATTCTGAAAGGTAAATATGTAATCAGAACCGAAAATACTTTTCCACACAGTTCCGGTATTGCAAGTTCAGCTTCAGGATTTGGCGCTATTGCAAAATGCCTGATGCAACTGGATGCAGTTTTTTCAGGAAATACAAGTGAAGAAGAATTATTGAAAAAAGCTTCACTCCTGGCAAGGCTGGGAAGCGGAAGCGCTTGCCGTAGTCTGTACAACGGATTAGTGGTATGGGGTAATACAAAAGAAGCAGAAGGAAGTTCAGATTTGTATGCTATACAATATCCAAATGATGAAATTCATCCGGTATTCAAAAATTTCAACGACTGGGTACTATTGATCCATGAAGGTGAGAAAAGTGTTTCTTCTACAGTAGGACATGGTCTGATGAAAACAAACCCATATGCAGAAAGGCGTTTTCAGGAGGCACATGAAAATTTTGCTAAGCTTAAAAATATACTGAAAACAGGAGACCTGGAAGGTTTTATAAAGCTTACGGAACACGAAGCACTTACACTGCATGCAATGATGATGATGAGTGATCCTGCTTTTATTCTAATGAAAACCGGAACCCTTGAAGTGATTAACAAAATATGGGATTTCCGCAGAATTACCGGGTTACCTCTATTCTTTACACTGGATGCAGGGGCTAATGTCCACCTGTTGTTCCCGAATGATATTGAAAGTGATAAAATAAAAATATTTATTCAGCAGGAGCTTTTACCTTTCACTCAAAAAGGGGGAGTGGTAAAAGATGAAATGCGCTTCTAA
- the endOF1 gene encoding endo-beta-N-acetylglucosaminidase F1: MKKFINQFSASLKNNILVFLAFPFVWTSCARDNPLSSENSNISPNAAARAAVTGTTKANIKLFSFTEVNDTNPLNNLNFTLKNSGKPLVDMVVLFSANINYDAANDKVFVSNNPNVQHLLTNRAKYLKPLQDKGIKVILSILGNHDRSGIANLSTARAKAFAQELKNTCDLYNLDGVFFDDEYSAYQTPPPSGFVTPSNNAAARLAYETKQAMPNKLVTVYVYSRTSSFPTAVDGVNAGSYVDYAIHDYGGSYDLATNYPGLAKSGMVMSSQEFNQGRYATAQALRNIVTKGYGGHMIFAMDPNRSNFTSGQLPALKLIAKELYGDELVYSNTPYSKDW; the protein is encoded by the coding sequence ATGAAAAAATTTATTAACCAATTTTCAGCCAGTCTGAAGAATAACATCTTAGTATTCCTGGCTTTTCCTTTTGTGTGGACTTCATGTGCACGAGATAATCCACTCTCTTCTGAAAATAGTAATATTTCACCAAATGCTGCAGCAAGAGCAGCGGTAACTGGTACAACAAAAGCGAATATTAAATTATTCAGTTTTACAGAAGTAAATGACACCAATCCTCTTAACAATCTGAATTTCACACTAAAGAACAGTGGAAAACCATTGGTGGATATGGTTGTTTTGTTTTCTGCTAATATCAATTACGATGCTGCTAATGATAAGGTGTTTGTAAGTAATAATCCCAATGTACAACACCTGCTAACCAATCGTGCTAAATACCTGAAACCTTTACAGGACAAGGGTATAAAAGTGATACTAAGTATATTAGGAAACCATGACAGATCAGGCATTGCAAATCTTTCAACAGCACGGGCAAAAGCATTTGCCCAGGAACTTAAGAATACATGCGATCTGTATAATCTGGATGGTGTATTTTTTGATGATGAATATTCTGCCTATCAAACTCCGCCGCCTTCTGGCTTTGTAACGCCATCCAATAATGCTGCTGCGCGTCTGGCTTACGAAACTAAGCAAGCCATGCCAAATAAACTGGTAACGGTCTATGTATACAGCAGGACGTCTTCTTTCCCTACTGCTGTTGATGGTGTAAATGCTGGCAGCTATGTAGACTATGCCATTCATGATTATGGTGGCAGCTATGATTTAGCTACAAATTATCCGGGGCTTGCAAAATCAGGTATGGTCATGTCTTCTCAGGAATTTAACCAGGGCAGATACGCTACAGCCCAGGCACTGAGAAATATTGTTACAAAAGGTTATGGAGGTCATATGATATTTGCAATGGATCCTAACCGCAGTAATTTCACTTCTGGTCAGCTTCCTGCACTTAAGCTTATTGCAAAAGAATTATACGGAGATGAACTGGTATATTCCAATACACCTTATTCTAAGGACTGGTAA
- a CDS encoding DUF1543 domain-containing protein: protein MKLFYVILGATPEGRNIEQHDVFFGIAETLDELIPDMKEFWKEAKIHIDCHQEVKFADGYEVKIVERGTQKSEDQLYFINLGGYKPGFFEEFHEQHLMVGTSMGEIVKRVKQTEFYQQMGFEGAVSHIDDKHGVDIDDIFNVSDILPKKMKEKYTIVLEKSNAEVQENEMHLGYFKLK from the coding sequence ATGAAATTATTCTATGTAATCCTTGGTGCTACTCCTGAAGGAAGAAATATCGAACAACACGACGTATTTTTTGGAATTGCAGAGACGCTGGATGAGCTTATTCCGGATATGAAAGAATTCTGGAAAGAAGCCAAAATTCATATTGACTGTCATCAGGAAGTAAAATTTGCAGATGGTTATGAAGTGAAAATTGTAGAAAGAGGAACACAAAAATCTGAAGACCAATTATATTTTATCAATCTGGGAGGTTATAAGCCTGGTTTCTTTGAAGAATTTCACGAACAGCATCTGATGGTAGGAACCTCAATGGGTGAAATTGTAAAAAGAGTAAAGCAGACAGAGTTTTATCAGCAAATGGGATTTGAAGGAGCGGTAAGCCACATCGATGATAAGCATGGTGTGGATATCGACGATATCTTTAATGTCAGCGATATTCTTCCAAAGAAAATGAAAGAGAAATATACTATTGTTCTCGAAAAGAGTAATGCTGAGGTTCAGGAAAATGAAATGCATCTAGGCTATTTTAAACTTAAATAA
- a CDS encoding ABC transporter: protein MNQIPEKAIFRKTNIQIWFILILAVIVVPAIIMMEKNNQKYVLSIRLFMAAIFVIGALIKLVLGYIFPELTLSDKGVKIFGRELIVWNDIKRIETTGLYGGDVQLVIVKKNNKRITEDFKRLNTNSYKLALIVRSFAKKYKTRRVLLPLK from the coding sequence ATGAATCAGATTCCGGAAAAAGCTATATTCAGAAAAACGAATATTCAAATATGGTTTATTTTGATTCTGGCTGTAATTGTTGTTCCTGCTATAATAATGATGGAGAAGAACAACCAGAAATATGTATTAAGTATAAGGCTTTTTATGGCTGCTATTTTTGTTATTGGAGCCCTTATAAAGTTAGTTCTTGGCTATATATTTCCTGAATTGACATTGAGTGATAAAGGTGTAAAAATCTTCGGTAGAGAATTAATTGTCTGGAATGATATCAAAAGAATTGAAACTACCGGGTTATATGGCGGAGATGTACAGTTAGTTATTGTCAAGAAAAATAATAAAAGAATTACAGAGGACTTTAAGCGTCTTAATACAAATAGCTATAAGTTGGCATTAATCGTCCGCTCTTTTGCTAAGAAATACAAAACAAGAAGAGTCCTTTTGCCACTAAAATAA
- a CDS encoding 5-(carboxyamino)imidazole ribonucleotide synthase gives MKIGILGGGQLGRMLIQSALKYDDEFYTLDPAADAPCHNISYFTQGSFNDYQTVLDFGKDKDVVTIEIEHVNADALETLENQGIKVVPNSRIIKIIQQKILQKEFYKKNNIPSPDFQTVQNKSEISFPLPFVQKMNTGGYDGKGVQVIRTEEDLQKLWDAPSVLESLVDIDKELAVIVARNENGETKTFPVTEMVADPRLNLLDFNICPTTLTEDIQNQISAITDKFLVAINSPGLFAIELFLDKDGKVWVNETAPRLHNSGHQSQEGNANSQFEQMYRVVKNLPLADTDAVTFSGMLNLVGADGFSGKVVYAGLDEVLKLPKTYIHLYGKTETKPGRKMGHINVLADSREELMEKLVKIKEMVQVIAE, from the coding sequence ATGAAAATAGGAATTTTAGGAGGCGGACAGCTTGGAAGAATGTTGATCCAAAGTGCTCTGAAATACGATGACGAATTTTATACACTAGATCCGGCAGCCGATGCTCCATGCCATAATATCTCCTACTTTACACAAGGAAGTTTCAACGATTATCAGACAGTACTGGATTTTGGAAAAGATAAAGATGTTGTAACCATTGAAATTGAACACGTAAATGCAGATGCTCTTGAAACATTGGAGAATCAAGGTATAAAAGTAGTTCCTAATTCCAGAATTATTAAAATTATTCAACAGAAAATTCTTCAGAAAGAATTTTACAAAAAAAATAATATCCCTAGTCCGGATTTTCAGACGGTACAAAATAAATCAGAAATAAGCTTCCCTTTACCCTTTGTACAAAAAATGAATACTGGTGGATATGACGGTAAAGGAGTACAGGTAATCCGTACTGAAGAAGATCTTCAGAAGCTATGGGATGCTCCGTCTGTACTGGAAAGCCTTGTAGATATAGATAAGGAATTAGCGGTGATAGTAGCCAGAAATGAAAATGGTGAAACCAAAACCTTCCCGGTAACTGAAATGGTTGCAGATCCTAGACTTAATCTGTTAGATTTCAATATTTGTCCGACAACGCTGACTGAGGATATACAAAACCAGATTTCAGCAATTACAGATAAGTTCTTGGTAGCAATTAATTCTCCGGGATTATTTGCTATCGAATTATTTTTGGATAAAGATGGTAAAGTATGGGTGAACGAAACTGCACCTAGATTGCATAATTCTGGGCATCAGAGTCAGGAGGGTAACGCCAATTCACAGTTCGAGCAAATGTATCGTGTAGTGAAAAACTTACCATTAGCCGACACAGATGCCGTTACTTTTAGCGGAATGCTTAATCTTGTTGGGGCTGATGGTTTCTCCGGAAAAGTAGTATATGCAGGATTAGATGAAGTACTAAAACTACCAAAAACATACATTCACTTATACGGTAAGACAGAAACCAAACCGGGCAGAAAAATGGGGCATATTAATGTACTGGCTGATTCCCGTGAAGAATTAATGGAGAAGCTGGTGAAGATAAAAGAAATGGTGCAGGTAATTGCAGAATAA
- a CDS encoding subclass B3 metallo-beta-lactamase GOB-7, which translates to MRNFVTLFFLLVCLSLNAQVVKEPENMPKEWNQTYEPFRIAGNLYYVGTYDLASYLIVTDKGNILINTGTAESFPIIKGNIQKLGFNYKDIKILLLTQAHYDHTGALQDFKTETGAKFYADKADADVLRTGGKSDYELGKYGVTFKPVTPDKTLKDQDKITLGNTTLTLLHHPGHTKGSCSFIFETKDENRKYKILIANMPSIIVDKKFSEVTAYPGIQSDYAYTFKAMKNLDFDIWVASHASQFDLHTKRKEGDSYNPQLFMDKENYFKRLERLENNYFEKIKEDSKDK; encoded by the coding sequence ATGAGAAATTTTGTTACACTATTTTTTCTGTTAGTTTGTTTGAGCTTGAATGCTCAGGTCGTAAAAGAACCTGAGAATATGCCAAAAGAATGGAACCAGACTTATGAACCATTCAGAATTGCAGGTAATTTATATTACGTAGGAACCTATGATTTGGCGTCCTACCTTATTGTGACAGACAAAGGCAATATTCTCATTAATACAGGAACGGCAGAATCATTTCCAATAATAAAAGGAAATATTCAAAAGCTGGGGTTTAATTATAAAGACATTAAGATCTTGCTGCTTACTCAGGCTCATTATGACCATACAGGCGCGTTACAGGATTTTAAAACGGAAACCGGTGCGAAATTTTATGCCGATAAAGCAGATGCTGATGTCCTGAGAACAGGCGGAAAATCTGATTATGAATTAGGTAAATATGGTGTGACATTTAAACCTGTTACCCCAGACAAAACATTGAAGGATCAGGATAAAATAACATTGGGAAATACAACCCTGACTTTGCTTCACCATCCGGGACATACAAAAGGTTCCTGCAGTTTTATTTTTGAAACAAAAGATGAAAACAGGAAATACAAGATTTTAATAGCTAATATGCCTTCCATTATTGTTGATAAGAAATTTTCTGAAGTTACAGCATATCCAGGTATTCAGTCCGATTACGCATATACTTTCAAAGCGATGAAGAATCTGGATTTTGATATCTGGGTTGCCTCGCATGCAAGTCAGTTCGATTTGCATACCAAACGCAAAGAAGGTGACTCTTACAATCCACAGTTGTTTATGGATAAAGAGAATTATTTTAAAAGGCTCGAGCGTTTGGAAAATAATTATTTTGAAAAGATTAAAGAAGATTCAAAGGATAAATAG
- a CDS encoding DUF2867 domain-containing protein: MKTIPSFSALIKQKFDYTDVYFQEVKTEKNIRPEDLGKAFFTSNIPWIKKLFTLRNKLVAIFGLKGSDKKSKIMQQAEQSDFAVGERFGLFKVLDKKEKEIILGEDDKHLDFKVSLLYAQPENKIYISTGVHYHNFFGRLYFFFVKPFHRLVVRSMLNSMAASFA, translated from the coding sequence ATGAAAACAATACCTTCCTTCTCAGCATTAATTAAGCAGAAATTTGATTATACCGATGTTTATTTTCAGGAAGTGAAAACTGAAAAAAATATCCGCCCGGAAGATTTAGGAAAAGCTTTCTTTACGAGCAACATTCCTTGGATTAAAAAACTTTTTACACTGCGTAATAAACTGGTTGCAATATTCGGATTAAAAGGGTCTGATAAGAAAAGTAAAATTATGCAGCAGGCAGAGCAATCAGATTTCGCTGTAGGTGAAAGATTCGGATTGTTTAAAGTCCTGGATAAAAAAGAAAAAGAAATTATTCTAGGAGAAGATGATAAACATCTGGACTTTAAAGTATCCTTGCTCTATGCTCAACCAGAAAACAAAATTTATATTTCTACAGGAGTACATTACCATAACTTTTTTGGCAGACTGTATTTTTTCTTCGTTAAACCTTTTCACAGATTGGTAGTAAGATCCATGTTGAATTCTATGGCAGCAAGCTTTGCCTGA
- the rluF gene encoding 23S rRNA pseudouridine(2604) synthase RluF, with the protein MEKTRINKYLSEVGYCSRRAADKLLEEGRITINGKLPEMGTKVSDEDEIFVDGVSIRKTDEEHVYIAFNKPVGIVCTTDTKREKNNIIDYIKHPKRIFPIGRLDKPSEGLILLTSDGDIVNKILRSRNNHGKEYLVRVNQPITLKFLDKMRNGVPILDTVTKKCEVEQIDNFTFRIVLTQGLNRQIRRMCEFLGYEVKKLKRIRIINIRLDLPIGKWRDLSAQELKDLNNLLEDSHKTID; encoded by the coding sequence TTGGAAAAAACACGTATCAACAAATACCTTTCAGAAGTAGGCTACTGTTCCAGAAGAGCAGCAGACAAGTTATTGGAAGAAGGCAGAATTACGATAAACGGAAAGCTTCCGGAAATGGGGACTAAAGTTTCGGATGAAGATGAAATCTTTGTGGATGGAGTTTCTATCCGTAAAACAGATGAAGAACATGTTTATATAGCTTTCAATAAGCCTGTAGGTATTGTTTGTACAACCGATACCAAGCGAGAAAAGAACAACATCATTGATTATATTAAACATCCTAAACGTATTTTCCCAATTGGACGACTGGACAAGCCAAGTGAAGGATTAATTTTGCTGACATCGGATGGTGATATTGTAAATAAGATCCTCCGTTCCCGGAATAATCATGGTAAAGAATACCTGGTAAGAGTAAACCAGCCGATAACGCTGAAGTTTTTGGATAAAATGAGAAACGGAGTGCCTATTTTGGATACTGTTACTAAAAAATGTGAAGTAGAGCAGATTGATAATTTTACATTCAGAATTGTTCTTACACAGGGACTGAACCGTCAGATCCGGAGAATGTGTGAATTTCTGGGTTACGAAGTGAAAAAGCTGAAACGTATCCGTATTATAAATATCAGACTGGATTTACCAATTGGTAAATGGCGGGATTTAAGCGCTCAGGAATTAAAAGATCTGAATAACCTGCTGGAGGATTCTCACAAAACAATAGATTAA